The Deinococcus apachensis DSM 19763 DNA window CGCTCGTGCATCTCGCGCAGGACGCGCGGGGGCAGCAGGTCGCCCTGAAGATCCCCCTGGAGGAGACGCTGCGCGTGCAGGAGGCCGCCGAGCGTTTCGGCAACGAGGTCCGGCTGACCCTCCAGTTCCGGCACCCCCACGTGGTGCAGGGGTACGCGGGCACGCCCTTCGGCCCCAAAGCCTTCGTGGCGCTGCACTACTACTCTGAGGGCACCCTCTGCGACCTGCTGGTGGCCCGGGAGGGTGAGCGGCTACCCCTGGAGGAAGCCCTGCGCCTCCTCGCGGATGTGGCCTCGGGCCTCACCTACCTGCACCGCCTGGGCGCCGTCCACCAGGACGTGAAGACGCAGAACGTGTACGTGGACGGTAGCCGCGCCGCGCTGGGGGACCTGGGCAGCGCGTACCTGACGGCCCAGGGGGGTCAGTCGAGCGGGAGCCCCTACTACATGGCCCCCGAGATCTACCGGGGCGAGAGCAGCAGCGCCGCCAGCGACGTATACAGCCTGGGCGTGCTGGCATACGAACTGCTGGGTGGGCAGCGGCCCCACCAGGGCGAGACCTACGAGGACCTCATGGCCGCGCACCTGACGCGCTTCGCGCCGCCCCTGCTCCGCCTGAATCCCGAGGTGCCGCGCGTGGTTGCCCGGCTGGTGGAACTCGCCCTTGCCAAGCGCTCACAGGATCGGCCCAAGGCAGACGCCCTGCGCCGCACCTTCCTGGCGGCGTTGGGAGAGGTGCCCGAGAACGAGGGGGCTGAGGAGGATGCCTGCCCCGAGGGGGCGGCCCTCACGCCCAGGCAGATGGGCCGCCACGGGCAGCCAGCGCCTGTCCCGTGTTCTCCCGAGGCCTCCTCCACCGAGGAGCGGGGCAGCTCGCGGTGGAACCTCTTCAGGCGCCGGAAGTCGTCCTGAGCGGCAGGTGCAGCTCGTAGCGTCCGGGCCGGGTTTGAAACCCCAGACGGCGATTCACGGCGAGCATGGGCGCGTTGGAGCTGTGGTTGTTCGTCCGCATGACCGTCAGCCCGGCCTCCCGCGCCCGGCGGATGGCGTGCAGTTTGAGGGGCAGCGCGAGGCCGCGGCCACGTGCCTGCGGGTGGGTGGCGGTGAGTTCGTTGTAGGCCAGGTCCCGGTACCGGACCATCGCCGTCGTGCCCAGCCACTCCCCTTCCGGCCCCACGGCGAGGATAAGCCAGTCGGGGCGGGGATCGTGGTCGAGGTGCAGCAGCGCGTGCACCTGAGAAAGCGGCCAGCGTGGATGCCCGGCGAGGTCGGGAGTCTCGGTCGCGCGGTCGGCCACGAAACCGAGATACCGCTCCACCGTCGCGTCGTCCGCCCCGCGCAGATCAGTGAACATGACGCCCTGCGCCTCTGCCCGCGCGAGGGCCGGAAGGTGCGGCGTCTCGTCAAAAGCCTTCAGGTCGAGTTCGGACGCGAAGCGGTGCGCGTGCTGGCGAAAGCCCCGGCGTCCGGCCCAGGCGATGCTCGCCGGGTCGGTGTCCAGCACATCGGCCACCAGGCCAGCCGCACCCACTTCCCGCGCCGCCTCTTCCAGCACCGCCCAGAGCAAACGCCCGATGCCCCGCCCCCGTGCTTCCGGGTGAACGAAGACGCTCGCGTGCAGGAAGCCCGGTGGGTCGAAGGGGAAGAAGTAGAAATGTACGCCGCCCCGCAGCTCTTCCCCCTCCCCGACCACCCAGCGGCGGCTGAACTGCGTGGGGTTACGCCGGGCTTCCTCTGCCTGAAAGGACTCGACAGTCACCGAGCGGCCCAGGATGAGGTTGGACAGGGCGACCCAGGCGGGTGCGTCGGCTGCGGTATAGCCGCGAACGACAGACTTCAACTTCCGTCCCCCACCGCCTTCGCCATTTGCCGAATGCTCCCGAGGTGGTAGGTGACGTGGGCGACTCCCCCCGTGAGTCCCCCCGTCGCGTCACCGTTGGCAGGCTGATCAGCCTGTGTCCGGGCAAACGCGACCAGTTCCTCGTAGGCCCGCCGGACGCGCTTCTGCACGGCCTGCCAAGTCTCCTCGTCCACCTGTGCGGGCCGGAAGCTGCCCTTCCAATCGAAGGGACCTCGGTCGCCATCGCGCTCCCAGCGCACGATGACCTCCATGTGAAAGGCGGTATGCGCCGCGTGCCCAGCTACCGTCGAGCCGTTCACCTCCTGGCTGGCCTGCTCGGCGCTGAGCCCCTCCAGGGTGGCGAGCAGGCCGTGGTTGCCGCTGCCGTCCGCCGCCGTGCCGTCCAGAAAAGCCGTGCCCTGACCGGGGGT harbors:
- a CDS encoding DinB family protein, encoding MTEQVEQNWAEGILDILKEAVEGGTPGQGTAFLDGTAADGSGNHGLLATLEGLSAEQASQEVNGSTVAGHAAHTAFHMEVIVRWERDGDRGPFDWKGSFRPAQVDEETWQAVQKRVRRAYEELVAFARTQADQPANGDATGGLTGGVAHVTYHLGSIRQMAKAVGDGS
- a CDS encoding serine/threonine-protein kinase gives rise to the protein MTADRSIPGYKLLHLLGRGHTSLVHLAQDARGQQVALKIPLEETLRVQEAAERFGNEVRLTLQFRHPHVVQGYAGTPFGPKAFVALHYYSEGTLCDLLVAREGERLPLEEALRLLADVASGLTYLHRLGAVHQDVKTQNVYVDGSRAALGDLGSAYLTAQGGQSSGSPYYMAPEIYRGESSSAASDVYSLGVLAYELLGGQRPHQGETYEDLMAAHLTRFAPPLLRLNPEVPRVVARLVELALAKRSQDRPKADALRRTFLAALGEVPENEGAEEDACPEGAALTPRQMGRHGQPAPVPCSPEASSTEERGSSRWNLFRRRKSS
- a CDS encoding GNAT family N-acetyltransferase; translated protein: MKSVVRGYTAADAPAWVALSNLILGRSVTVESFQAEEARRNPTQFSRRWVVGEGEELRGGVHFYFFPFDPPGFLHASVFVHPEARGRGIGRLLWAVLEEAAREVGAAGLVADVLDTDPASIAWAGRRGFRQHAHRFASELDLKAFDETPHLPALARAEAQGVMFTDLRGADDATVERYLGFVADRATETPDLAGHPRWPLSQVHALLHLDHDPRPDWLILAVGPEGEWLGTTAMVRYRDLAYNELTATHPQARGRGLALPLKLHAIRRAREAGLTVMRTNNHSSNAPMLAVNRRLGFQTRPGRYELHLPLRTTSGA